One segment of Hippopotamus amphibius kiboko isolate mHipAmp2 chromosome 2, mHipAmp2.hap2, whole genome shotgun sequence DNA contains the following:
- the LOC130844053 gene encoding guanine nucleotide-binding protein G(I)/G(S)/G(O) subunit gamma-10-like, translating to MSSGASVSALQRLVEQFKLEAGVERIKVSQAAAELQQYCMQNACKDALLVGVPAGSNPFREPRSCALL from the coding sequence ATGTCTTCCGGGGCCAGCGTGAGCGCCCTGCAGCGCCTGGTGGAGCAGTTCAAGCTGGAGGCCGGCGTGGAGAGGATCAAGGTCTCTCAGGCGGCTGCAGAGCTTCAGCAATACTGCATGCAGAACGCCTGCAAAGATGCCCTGCTGGTAGGTGTTCCAGCCGGAAGCAACCCCTTCCGGGAGCCCAGATCCTGTGCTTTACTCTGA